One Oncorhynchus kisutch isolate 150728-3 linkage group LG13, Okis_V2, whole genome shotgun sequence DNA window includes the following coding sequences:
- the LOC109902516 gene encoding peptidyl-prolyl cis-trans isomerase FKBP8-like isoform X1 yields MTDKVEVTGAGDNPQMILTGKKSGKASLLDSGEDFEMLDDDEIDDDPPLEDAGGGKKTKKEPAEDQDASPSSLVDEWMDILGNGQLRKKVLRAGNGPDSRPTKGQNVVIHLKTSLADGTLIEEQPELSFTLGDGDVIQALDLTVQLMEMGETALVQADAKYAYGALGSLAPEVLPSADLALEVQLLDATEAPDLELLSPQERVALAGQKRERGNVYYQRGDYAFAVNSYGFALQITESSSKVDISPEEEEELMDIKVKCLNNMAAAQLKLDHYEAALRSCVSVLAHQPDNIKALFRKGKVLALQGEYADAIRNLKMALKLEPSNKTIHSELSKLVKKHSEQKDAEQAMYKKMLGNPGSGGMQKHQARSSWGVSWKWLFGATAVAIGGVALSVVIAARN; encoded by the exons ATGACTGACAAAGTGGAGGTGACTGGTGCAGGTGATAACCCACAGATGATTCTAACAGGGAAGAAGTCAGGGAAAGCATCGCTGCTGGACAGTGGGGAAGACTTTGAGATGTTGGATGATGATGAAATTGATGATGACCCTCCTTTGGAAGATGCTGGGGGTGGGAAGAAGACTAAAAAAGAGCCTGCAGAGGACCAAGATGCTAGCCCTTCATCTTTAGTAGATGAGTGGATGGATATACTAG GTAATGGCCAGCTAAGGAAGAAAGTTCTGCGGGCAGGGAATGGGCCAGACAGCAGGCCCACAAAAGGCCAGAATGTCGTGATTCACCTGAAGACTTCACTGGCTGATGGGACTCTTATAGAAGAGCAACCGGAGCTGTCTTTCACTCTGGGAGATGGTGATGTCATCCAG GCTCTGGATCTCACAGTGCAGCTCATGGAAATGGGGGAGACGGCCCTCGTCCAAGCCGATGCTAAATATGCATATGGTGCCCTGGGGAG CCTTGCCCCTGAGGTGCTTCCCAGTGCTGATCTGGCCCTGGAGGTACAGCTGCTGGATGCCACTGAGGCCCCTGACCTTGAGCTCCTCTCCCCCCAGGAGAGGGTTGCCCTGGCTGggcagaagagggagagggggaatgtCTACTACCAAAGAGGAGACTACGCCTTCGCTGTAAACTCTTATGGCTTTGCCCTGCAGATCACCGAGTCCAGTTCTAAAG TGGACATTAGcccggaggaagaggaggagctgaTGGACATTAAGGTGAAGTGTCTAAACAACATGGCAGCTGCCCAGCTCAAGTTGGATCACTACGAAGCAGCACTACGGTCCTGTGTTTCAGTGCTGGCCCACCAGCCAGACAACATCAAAGCCCTATTCCGCAAAGGCAAG GTATTGGCCTTGCAAGGAGAATATGCTGACGCTATAAGGAATTTGAAGATGGCCCTGAAGTTGGAACCAAGCAACAAG ACCATCCACTCAGAACTCTCCAAGCTGGTGAAGAAGCACTCTGAGCAGAAAGACGCCGAGCAGGCCATGTACAAGAAGATGCTAGGCAACCCAGGCAGCGGTGGCATGCAGAAACACCAGGCCAGGTCATCATGG GGTGTCAGCTGGAAATGGCTGTTCGGTGCCACGGCTGTAGCCATCGGAGGTGTCGCCTTGTCAGTTGTCATAGCTGCCAGAAATTAG
- the LOC109902516 gene encoding peptidyl-prolyl cis-trans isomerase FKBP8-like isoform X2: protein MTDKVEVTGAGDNPQMILTGKKSGKASLLDSGEDFEMLDDDEIDDDPPLEDAGGGKKTKKEPAEDQDASPSSLVDEWMDILGNGQLRKKVLRAGNGPDSRPTKGQNVVIHLKTSLADGTLIEEQPELSFTLGDGDVIQALDLTVQLMEMGETALVQADAKYAYGALGSLAPEVLPSADLALEVQLLDATEAPDLELLSPQERVALAGQKRERGNVYYQRGDYAFAVNSYGFALQITESSSKVDISPEEEEELMDIKVKCLNNMAAAQLKLDHYEAALRSCVSVLAHQPDNIKALFRKGKVLALQGEYADAIRNLKMALKLEPSNKVLHSTFTKSLFRKMWNENKFSGPHVFAVLSDIHQVVPHSLILVMKETRWTADSFWWI from the exons ATGACTGACAAAGTGGAGGTGACTGGTGCAGGTGATAACCCACAGATGATTCTAACAGGGAAGAAGTCAGGGAAAGCATCGCTGCTGGACAGTGGGGAAGACTTTGAGATGTTGGATGATGATGAAATTGATGATGACCCTCCTTTGGAAGATGCTGGGGGTGGGAAGAAGACTAAAAAAGAGCCTGCAGAGGACCAAGATGCTAGCCCTTCATCTTTAGTAGATGAGTGGATGGATATACTAG GTAATGGCCAGCTAAGGAAGAAAGTTCTGCGGGCAGGGAATGGGCCAGACAGCAGGCCCACAAAAGGCCAGAATGTCGTGATTCACCTGAAGACTTCACTGGCTGATGGGACTCTTATAGAAGAGCAACCGGAGCTGTCTTTCACTCTGGGAGATGGTGATGTCATCCAG GCTCTGGATCTCACAGTGCAGCTCATGGAAATGGGGGAGACGGCCCTCGTCCAAGCCGATGCTAAATATGCATATGGTGCCCTGGGGAG CCTTGCCCCTGAGGTGCTTCCCAGTGCTGATCTGGCCCTGGAGGTACAGCTGCTGGATGCCACTGAGGCCCCTGACCTTGAGCTCCTCTCCCCCCAGGAGAGGGTTGCCCTGGCTGggcagaagagggagagggggaatgtCTACTACCAAAGAGGAGACTACGCCTTCGCTGTAAACTCTTATGGCTTTGCCCTGCAGATCACCGAGTCCAGTTCTAAAG TGGACATTAGcccggaggaagaggaggagctgaTGGACATTAAGGTGAAGTGTCTAAACAACATGGCAGCTGCCCAGCTCAAGTTGGATCACTACGAAGCAGCACTACGGTCCTGTGTTTCAGTGCTGGCCCACCAGCCAGACAACATCAAAGCCCTATTCCGCAAAGGCAAG GTATTGGCCTTGCAAGGAGAATATGCTGACGCTATAAGGAATTTGAAGATGGCCCTGAAGTTGGAACCAAGCAACAAGGTACTGCACTCAACATTCACAAAATCATTATTTAGAAAGATGTGGAATGAAAACAAATTCTCAGGACCACATGTTTTTGCAGTTCTTTCTGACATCCACCAGGTGGTGCCACATTCTCTAATATTGGTGATGAAGGAAACCAGGTGGACTGCAGACTCATTTTGGTGGATCTGA
- the LOC109902516 gene encoding peptidyl-prolyl cis-trans isomerase FKBP8-like isoform X3, giving the protein MLDDDEIDDDPPLEDAGGGKKTKKEPAEDQDASPSSLVDEWMDILGNGQLRKKVLRAGNGPDSRPTKGQNVVIHLKTSLADGTLIEEQPELSFTLGDGDVIQALDLTVQLMEMGETALVQADAKYAYGALGSLAPEVLPSADLALEVQLLDATEAPDLELLSPQERVALAGQKRERGNVYYQRGDYAFAVNSYGFALQITESSSKVDISPEEEEELMDIKVKCLNNMAAAQLKLDHYEAALRSCVSVLAHQPDNIKALFRKGKVLALQGEYADAIRNLKMALKLEPSNKTIHSELSKLVKKHSEQKDAEQAMYKKMLGNPGSGGMQKHQARSSWGVSWKWLFGATAVAIGGVALSVVIAARN; this is encoded by the exons ATGTTGGATGATGATGAAATTGATGATGACCCTCCTTTGGAAGATGCTGGGGGTGGGAAGAAGACTAAAAAAGAGCCTGCAGAGGACCAAGATGCTAGCCCTTCATCTTTAGTAGATGAGTGGATGGATATACTAG GTAATGGCCAGCTAAGGAAGAAAGTTCTGCGGGCAGGGAATGGGCCAGACAGCAGGCCCACAAAAGGCCAGAATGTCGTGATTCACCTGAAGACTTCACTGGCTGATGGGACTCTTATAGAAGAGCAACCGGAGCTGTCTTTCACTCTGGGAGATGGTGATGTCATCCAG GCTCTGGATCTCACAGTGCAGCTCATGGAAATGGGGGAGACGGCCCTCGTCCAAGCCGATGCTAAATATGCATATGGTGCCCTGGGGAG CCTTGCCCCTGAGGTGCTTCCCAGTGCTGATCTGGCCCTGGAGGTACAGCTGCTGGATGCCACTGAGGCCCCTGACCTTGAGCTCCTCTCCCCCCAGGAGAGGGTTGCCCTGGCTGggcagaagagggagagggggaatgtCTACTACCAAAGAGGAGACTACGCCTTCGCTGTAAACTCTTATGGCTTTGCCCTGCAGATCACCGAGTCCAGTTCTAAAG TGGACATTAGcccggaggaagaggaggagctgaTGGACATTAAGGTGAAGTGTCTAAACAACATGGCAGCTGCCCAGCTCAAGTTGGATCACTACGAAGCAGCACTACGGTCCTGTGTTTCAGTGCTGGCCCACCAGCCAGACAACATCAAAGCCCTATTCCGCAAAGGCAAG GTATTGGCCTTGCAAGGAGAATATGCTGACGCTATAAGGAATTTGAAGATGGCCCTGAAGTTGGAACCAAGCAACAAG ACCATCCACTCAGAACTCTCCAAGCTGGTGAAGAAGCACTCTGAGCAGAAAGACGCCGAGCAGGCCATGTACAAGAAGATGCTAGGCAACCCAGGCAGCGGTGGCATGCAGAAACACCAGGCCAGGTCATCATGG GGTGTCAGCTGGAAATGGCTGTTCGGTGCCACGGCTGTAGCCATCGGAGGTGTCGCCTTGTCAGTTGTCATAGCTGCCAGAAATTAG